In Punica granatum isolate Tunisia-2019 unplaced genomic scaffold, ASM765513v2 Contig00460, whole genome shotgun sequence, the following are encoded in one genomic region:
- the LOC116190473 gene encoding phytosulfokine receptor 2-like, with product MKSSVLQAVVAATASFSVVILIFICILLLCLSRRKTRPHHPAARGLQAPAATELSSITVDESASFDDSHPISMADLLVATKQFSPDLIVGDGGFGWVYKAHLSSGVTVAVKKLSPDAFQGFREFRAEMETLRKLQHPNIVKLLGYCVSNTDRVLVYEFIEKGSLDLWLHDTSMESDGATTWTSQAFEKFVPLSWATRVKIIQGVASGLAYLHGLPKPIIHRDIKASNVLLDRNFEAHIADFGLARRIDPSHTHVSTQVAGTMGYMPPEYKAGLTLATVMADVYSFGILMFEVATGQQPNLPIRMHDDKDSKEVLLIEWARSMLSKEKEMEMIDAAIPREGLYEAQVKEYFRVATLCTNECNKKRPSMTEVVDLLIRVSSSSTIRQDSDGSG from the coding sequence ATGAAGAGTAGTGTCCTGCAGGCGGTCGTAGCAGCCACTGCAAGCTTTTCCGTCGTGATCCTAATATTCATCTgcatcctcctcctctgccTCAGCCGCCGCAAGACCCGGCCTCATCATCCGGCCGCCCGCGGCCTGCAGGCCCCTGCGGCCACCGAGCTGTCCTCGATCACCGTCGATGAGAGCGCGTCCTTTGACGATTCCCACCCGATCTCCATGGCCGATCTCTTGGTGGCAACGAAGCAATTCTCGCCCGATCTTATCGTCGGGGACGGCGGGTTCGGGTGGGTCTACAAGGCCCATCTCTCCTCCGGAGTCACCGTCGCGGTCAAGAAGCTCTCCCCCGACGCCTTCCAAGGCTTCCGGGAGTTCCGCGCCGAGATGGAGACTCTCCGCAAGCTCCAGCACCCGAACATCGTAAAGCTGCTCGGCTACTGCGTGTCGAACACCGACCGGGTCCTCGTCTACGAGTTCATCGAGAAGGGCAGCCTCGATCTGTGGCTCCATGACACGTCGATGGAGAGCGACGGCGCCACGACGTGGACGAGCCAGGCCTTCGAGAAGTTCGTGCCGCTGTCGTGGGCCACCAGGGTCAAGATAATTCAAGGCGTGGCCAGTGGGTTGGCCTACCTACACGGCCTCCCTAAGCCCATCATCCACCGAGACATCAAGGCCAGCAATGTCTTGTTGGACCGGAACTTCGAGGCCCACATCGCCGATTTCGGGCTGGCCCGCAGGATCGATCCCTCGCACACCCATGTGTCGACCCAGGTGGCCGGCACGATGGGGTACATGCCCCCGGAGTACAAGGCGGGACTCACCTTGGCCACGGTCATGGCCGACGTCTACAGCTTTGGGATCTTGATGTTCGAGGTCGCCACGGGCCAGCAGCCCAATTTGCCGATCAGGATGCACGACGACAAGGACTCGAAGGAGGTGCTCCTTATTGAATGGGCCAGGAGCATGTTGTCGAAAGagaaggagatggagatgattgatgcagCTATACCCCGGGAAGGGTTGTATGAGGCTCAGGTGAAGGAGTACTTCAGGGTTGCTACTCTCTGCACCAATGAGTGTAACAAGAAACGTCCTTCCATGACCGAAGTTGTCGACTTGTTAATTCGGGTTTCGTCATCGTCAACGATCAGGCAAGATTCCGATGGCAGTGGCTAA